The proteins below come from a single Eucalyptus grandis isolate ANBG69807.140 chromosome 3, ASM1654582v1, whole genome shotgun sequence genomic window:
- the LOC104440389 gene encoding uncharacterized protein LOC104440389, whose protein sequence is MASKLHQLKAKANQVTQFVAEHGTAYYKKLLEENKQYIQEPPTVEKCNLLSKQLFYTRLASVPLRYEAFRKELDSVKHLRRRRGDLKVEDVGIAALFGLECYGWFCIGEIVGRGFTIAGYHV, encoded by the exons ATGGCATCAAAGCTCCATCAGCTAAAAGCAAAGGCCAATCAAGTGACGCAGTTTGTTGCCGAGCATGGAACTGCATACTACAAGAAGCTGTTAGAGGAGAACAAGCAATATATACAGGAGCCACCTACGGTAGAGAAATGTAATCTATTATCGAAGCAGCTGTTTTATACTCGCCTTGCAAG TGTTCCCCTTCGTTACGAGGCATTCCGGAAGGAACTCGATAGTGTTAAACATCTGCGGAGGCGTAGAGGGGACTTGAAGGTGGAGGAC GTTGGCATCGCCGCGTTGTTTGGTCTGGAATGCTACGGATGGTTCTGCATAGGCGAGATCGTGGGACGGGGATTCACCATCGCCGGCTACCATGTCTGA
- the LOC120292040 gene encoding serine-rich adhesin for platelets-like, translating to MDSMDNNAFAESSSYGINNIQFERYVSSQSEGLSSDRLPVNDTFEARIPSIHRSQADVRDTDRLGGVNERFYREGNRRSSESSRSNSRKSSADFSGVDSLVNEHEIAGRNTQNSSSGAERGNVLDKSSGMRHSFRPETSGTLDELSERRYSGEVESTNDLQDDFISAKYSTRASYHSHLSHSSTYVDEQDVMSNQKEEEEDVAENPFADFDEENFQKDNKSAIESTAVAFDDYGSDGDDYGFDLDKGAEPSVKTSQPSWESPSYPSASISSPSPKRTTVDTFTKITPQSSFSTSQHGPIFSGDLADSTVHSQADELAPVTFDESDGPSSESEVEQSDYKEERVYSSFGSQKKFGIGDLPSSSGKYSLNSKNKGLDTSDDPVDKKHQSQPFNAYEDALVHEVEESASVFSERGTIDDSKSSHEDSYDSDLGLTFGRLTGGLKNKGNRHPANLRSSAGDASLSKQTAEYTAKETSSSFRLNLSDDSVVQQEPESVEVGSRGPAFTSFGSGSDQIPEKTVSQDNSRSHRERQVQKVEQVVDDTFTRRASTRPVIPSLGPYGSYASERTSQGQISDSHPESYPQQESEVNETERSSSRGSSASFELREEQRGSRTRRERYIEKMQPEVDDNLTRRASTRPVIPSLVSDGIYAPEGTMKEQIYNSGSEPYTQEESEVNKRSGSTGSSTNSRERIGAGLSRRTKAGAPSAHRNTNLKSTFASDESKERSADSRSSLRSSYLTETSTRPHSAANEAYSLRSSEQSRYSKEAKGKPISETKRSSREETSNSTAMEQPSSSISKKTSSSKSGMSEDSPKSTAREQPSLPIRKKVSSAKSEMSESSKAATPSLESASREDSFNRASHVHPKLPDYDTFAATMQSLRANRK from the coding sequence ATGGACTCCATGGACAACAACGCATTTGCAGAGTCCTCTAGTTATGGTATAAACAACATTCAGTTCGAAAGATACGTGAGCTCACAATCAGAGGGTTTATCCTCTGATAGGCTTCCTGTAAATGATACTTTTGAGGCCAGAATTCCAAGCATACATCGCAGTCAAGCTGATGTCCGAGACACTGATAGGCTTGGAGGGGTGAATGAAAGATTTTACAGAGAGGGTAACAGGAGAAGCAGTGAATCCAGCCGGTCTAATTCTAGAAAGTCTAGTGCAGATTTCAGTGGTGTCGACTCACTTGTGAATGAACATGAAATAGCAGGCAGAAATACCCAGAACAGCTCGTCTGGAGCTGAGCGTGGCAATGTTTTGGATAAATCAAGTGGGATGAGACACTCTTTTCGACCAGAGACTAGTGGCACTTTAGATGAACTGAGTGAGAGAAGATACTCTGGTGAAGTGGAATCTACTAATGATTTGCAGGATGATTTTATATCTGCTAAATATTCTACCCGTGCTTCCTATCATTCTCATTTGTCACATTCAAGCACTTACGTTGATGAGCAAGATGTTATGAGTAatcagaaggaggaggaggaggatgttGCTGAAAACCCCTTTGCcgattttgatgaagaaaactTCCAGAAAGATAATAAATCAGCAATTGAAAGCACTGCAGTAGCTTTTGATGATTATGGTTCAGATGGTGATGACTATGGGTTTGATTTGGACAAAGGAGCAGAGCCCAGTGTGAAGACCTCACAACCAAGCTGGGAATCACCTAGCTATCCATCAGCAAGTATCAGTTCGCCAAGCCCCAAAAGGACCACAGTTGACACATTTACAAAGATTACTCCCCAATCAAGTTTCTCCACTAGCCAGCACGGTCCTATATTTTCTGGCGATTTAGCTGATTCTACAGTTCATTCACAAGCAGATGAACTTGCGCCTGTGACCTTTGATGAGTCAGATGGGCCAAGTTCAGAAAGTGAAGTGGAGCAGAGCGATTATAAGGAAGAGAGAGTATATTCCAGTTTTGGATCTCAGAAAAAGTTTGGAATTGGTGATTTACCTTCTAGTTCAGGGAAATACTCGCTTAATTCAAAGAATAAAGGATTGGATACCTCTGATGATCCTGTAGATAAGAAGCACCAGAGTCAGCCCTTCAATGCTTATGAAGATGCTTTGGTTCATGAAGTTGAGGAAAGTGCTTCTGTATTTTCAGAACGTGGTACAATAGATGATTCTAAATCTTCACATGAAGATAGTTACGATAGTGATTTGGGTTTGACATTTGGAAGATTGACTGGTGGTCTGAAAAATAAAGGTAATAGGCATCCCGCAAATTTGAGGAGCTCAGCAGGTGATGCTTCGTTATCTAAACAAACAGCTGAATACACGGCAAAGGAAACATCCTCTTCTTTCCGACTTAATTTATCAGATGATTCTGTAGTTCAGCAAGAACCGGAGAGTGTGGAAGTGGGTTCCAGAGGGCCAGCTTTCACATCTTTTGGTTCTGGTAGTGATCAGATTCCTGAGAAAACTGTTTCGCAAGATAATTCCAGAAGCCATCGAGAACGGCAGGTTCAGAAGGTGGAGCAGGTAGTGGATGATACGTTTACAAGAAGAGCAAGCACAAGGCCGGTCATCCCATCTCTTGGTCCTTATGGCAGTTATGCTTCAGAAAGGACTAGCCAAGGCCAAATTTCAGACAGCCATCCGGAATCTTACCCTCAGCAGGAGTCAGAAGTAAATGAAACTGAAAGATCAAGTTCCAGAGGTTCAAGTGCATCTTTTGAATTAAGAGAAGAACAGCGTGGTTCAAGAACCCGCCGGGAACGGTATATAGAGAAGATGCAGCCAGAAGTGGATGACAACTTGACAAGAAGAGCAAGCACGAGGCCAGTGATCCCATCTCTGGTCTCTGACGGCATTTATGCTCCAGAAGGAACTATGAAAGAACAGATTTATAACAGTGGTTCTGAACCTTATACTCAGGAGGAGTCCGAAGTGAATAAAAGATCAGGCTCCACTGGTTCATCCACAAACAGTAGAGAACGTATAGGTGCTGGGCTTTCTCGAAGGACAAAGGCAGGTGCTCCAAGTGCTCACAGAAATACCAACTTGAAGTCAACTTTTGCCTCTGATGAATCCAAAGAACGTAGTGCGGATTCAAGATCCTCTCTGAGGAGCTCTTATCTAACTGAAACTTCAACAAGGCCTCACTCTGCGGCCAATGAAGCCTATAGTTTAAGAAGTTCTGAACAGTCGAGGTACAGTAAGGAAGCAAAGGGCAAGCCCATTTCGGAAACCAAAAGATCGTCTCGTGAGGAGACCTCAAATTCTACTGCAATGGAACAACCTtcgtcttcaatttcaaagaaaacttCATCCAGTAAGTCAGGTATGAGTGAAGATAGTCCAAAGTCTACCGCAAGAGAGCAACCTTCCTTGCCCATTCGAAAGAAGGTTTCATCTGCTAAGTCAGAGATGAGTGAAAGTTCTAAGGCTGCAACTCCGAGCTTGGAGTCTGCATCTAGGGAGGATTCCTTCAATCGAGCAAGTCACGTTCATCCTAAGCTTCCCGACTATGATACTTTTGCTGCCACTATGCAGTCACTTCGAGCTAATCGGAAGTAA
- the LOC104440388 gene encoding uncharacterized protein LOC104440388 → MVLSLESIGNFLGSKVSRPCSFKPAKCKTALKLAASRLKLLRNKKEVQVKQMRRDLAQLLESGQDQTARIRVEHVVREEKMMAAYELVELFCELIAARLPIIESQKNCPIDLKEAVSSVVFASPRCSDVPELMDIRKHFTSKYGKDFITAAVELRPDCGVNRSLVEKLSAKAPDGPTKVKILTSIAEEHNIKWDPNSFGDKDSHNHGDLLNGPSTFEKASNLQTQFSNFQVPDIDRERTNVHVAPQKVAKEDASVSLHQNSSRSSFDHQNIPPGHANVPITSHPELKTPGYAMEGNAEAGHMYRREGNVDYMDGQNWNMEFKDATSAAQAAAESAERASMAARAAAQLSSRGRISTQYSTEPQRSSAHGPMDERAGRSAGSSFQDEAYAKVAGNKASDGRNAQPHTACKQNYAKEEHVGEVGERFYKDGHTSNDRPSQYV, encoded by the exons ATGGTACTTTCGTTAGAATCCATTGGAAATTTCTTGGGATCCAAAGTTTCGCGTCCTTGT AGCTTCAAGCCCGCCAAATG CAAGACGGCGTTGAAGCTCGCGGCGTCGCGGCTGAAGCTGCTGAGGAACAAGAAGGAGGTCCAGGTGAAGCAGATGAGGCGGGACCTCGCTCAGCTGCTCGAGTCCGGCCAGGACCAGACCGCTAGGATTCGG GTTGAACATGTTGTGAGGGAAGAGAAGATGATGGCAGCCTACGAGCTTGTTGAGCTGTTCTGTGAACTTATTGCAGCTCGTTTGCCTATAATCGAGTCACAGAA AAACTGCCCAATTGACTTGAAGGAGGCTGTTTCAAGCGTAGTCTTTGCATCTCCGAGATGCTCAGACGTTCCTGAACTTATGGATATCCGCAAGCATTTTACCTCAAAATATGGAAAAGATTTCATTACTGCAGCTGTTGAGTTGCGTCCTGATTGTGGTGTAAACCGCTCT TTAGTTGAGAAACTCTCTGCCAAAGCACCTGATGGTCCAACCAAAGTAAAGATTTTAACCTCAATTGCGGAGGAACACAACATCAAATGGGATCCTAATTCATTTGGGGATAAAGATTCGCATAATCATGGAGATTTGTTG AATGGACCGAGTACTTTTGAAAAAGCCAGTAACCTGCAGACACAATTTTCAAACTTCCAAGTGCCTGATATTGACAGAGAAAGAACCAATGTGCATGTCGCACCTCAAAAAGTAGCAAAGGAGGATGCCTCTGTAAGCTTGCATCAGAACAGTAGCAGGTCATCATTTGACCACCAAAATATTCCCCCTGGACATGCTAATGTTCCTATCACTTCACATCCGGAGCTGAAAACTCCAG GTTATGCAATGGAAGGAAATGCTGAAGCTGGACATATGTATCGCAGGGAAGGAAATGTTGATTACATGGACGGGCAAAACTGGAATATGGAATTCAAAGATGCAACCTCTGCTGCTCAAGCTGCTGCAGAATCTGCTGAACGGGCAAGCATGGCTGCCAGAGCTGCTGCACAACTTTCTAGCCGTGGGAGGATTTCTACGCAATACTCTACAGAGCCACAAAGGTCTTCTGCTCACGGTCCTATGGATGAACGGGCTGGAAGATCTGCAGGCTCCAGTTTTCAAGATGAAGCCTATGCTAAAGTTGCAGGTAATAAGGCTTCTGATGGAAGAAATGCTCAACCTCACACAGCATGTAAGCAGAATTATGCAAAAGAAGAGCACGTTGGAGAAGTAGGTGAGAGGTTCTATAAAGATGGCCATACGAGCAATGACAGACCTAGCCAGTATGTTTGA